TCGTAAACAACCTAACAGTAATGCCAGTACAAATCTCATGCGATGAAGAAAggcaatggagaaaaaaaagaggaagaataTTTTCCACAAGCAACCCAACTGGTGACACGAATAATATTCTATAATGATAAACTGCAATTTAACACACTAAAACAAGATTGAATAGAATGACAAATGAGATAAATTACAAGCCCCCCTTTTTTTCCGTTATCAGCACTGGTTCTTGTCCATCTCTTCTGTTTTTTCAACAAAAGTGCAACCCGTTTGCTTTTAAGAACCGCAACAAGCTGATTTCTGGGCAGCTGGACCAGCTCCAGACGCCTGGTCTAGATGAATCTTTGATGTTGCAGGCTGCAGTACACAACCCAAGCAAAATGTTCAAACAAACAGTAACAGAGATTGAAAAGCCCCTCACTCTTGTCAAATCCAAAACAGGAGCTCATGAAATTCAAATACCTCAGCCTTGGTGTCAGTGTCAGAAAGCCTTTGCTTTATATCCCTTgctattgaaaagaaaacttgCTCCACATTTTGATTCGTCTTTGCACTCTGTAATGcacatatttttcaataaataccAACACTATTTCAATTGGCTTCAAATTCTGCAAGTGTTACTTACAGTTTCAAAGAATTTGATCCCGTACTCATCAGCGAGTGCTTGGCCCTTCGATGTTGGTACAGCctacaagaaaaataagggTTATCAATCATACAGTGATTTCACATTGATATGAGCATCAGCCCCCGAGTGAAGGAAACAGAGAGATGAATTGCtaaaaccataaattaaatcaCAGAACTGTAGTTTTTTCCTGTTATGAATACccgagtgaaaaaaaaattctatgtgCTGAAAACTGGGATCAATAAACGACCTTGGTAATGCAACTAAGATATAATCATATAAGCAAGACTTCCAAAATGGCAATCAAAAGCAATTTAACAGCTAGTATTAATTGATTGCAGAACTGACTAACATACCCGTTTGCTTTCATCCATGTCAGCCTTGTTCCCTACCAATATCTTGTTAACATTATCAGAAGCATGTTGCTCAATGTTGCGAATCCAATTCCTAATGTCTGATAATGGTGATAAGCCAGGTTTATAAGAAAActa
This region of Populus trichocarpa isolate Nisqually-1 chromosome 9, P.trichocarpa_v4.1, whole genome shotgun sequence genomic DNA includes:
- the LOC7488135 gene encoding ras-related protein RABE1c, which codes for MAAPPARARADYDYLIKLLLIGDSGVGKSCLLLRFSDGSFTTSFITTIGIDFKIRTIELDGKRIKLQIWDTAGQERFRTITTAYYRGAMGILLVYDVTDESSFNNIRNWIRNIEQHASDNVNKILVGNKADMDESKRAVPTSKGQALADEYGIKFFETSAKTNQNVEQVFFSIARDIKQRLSDTDTKAEPATSKIHLDQASGAGPAAQKSACCGS